In one Candidatus Polarisedimenticolia bacterium genomic region, the following are encoded:
- a CDS encoding glycosyltransferase family 4 protein — protein MLTKREFLEETHGAASWFTRLDALLAERLEKQSYRGSRWCHLASTKLVARFREEYFDLPKGFFHICPYGISPEKFDRDRTYGPVRQAHGVPESAVVLLTVSRLVKWKNTEMTLRAFARCASRSAYLIVVGDGEERERLTVLAASLGVADRTRFVGHQADPAPFYSASDIFVLPSLIESFGVVYAEAMFMGLPCIGMRYDPPQVLSSASDVIVDGETGYCVSTLEELTGRFDLLIQNEDLRRKMGRNARQVACSRYSCDQYGEDILSLARRQFGIETPSEATYSRRAPLALGG, from the coding sequence GTGCTGACGAAGCGGGAATTCCTCGAGGAGACGCACGGCGCTGCATCGTGGTTCACCAGGCTCGACGCGCTCCTGGCCGAGCGGCTGGAGAAGCAATCCTACAGGGGCTCGCGCTGGTGCCATCTCGCCTCCACGAAGCTGGTCGCGCGCTTCAGGGAGGAGTACTTCGATCTTCCCAAGGGGTTCTTCCACATCTGTCCTTATGGGATCAGTCCGGAGAAATTCGATCGTGACCGGACATATGGCCCGGTAAGACAGGCTCATGGTGTGCCGGAGTCGGCCGTCGTGCTCCTGACCGTCTCGAGACTGGTCAAGTGGAAGAACACGGAAATGACGTTGAGGGCGTTCGCGCGGTGTGCCTCGAGGAGCGCGTACCTGATCGTGGTGGGGGACGGCGAGGAGCGGGAGCGACTGACAGTGCTGGCGGCCAGCCTGGGCGTGGCGGACAGAACGCGGTTCGTCGGTCATCAGGCCGACCCGGCGCCGTTCTACAGCGCGAGTGACATATTCGTCCTTCCGAGCCTCATCGAGTCTTTCGGCGTCGTGTATGCCGAGGCGATGTTCATGGGTTTGCCGTGTATAGGCATGCGCTATGACCCGCCGCAGGTGCTCAGCTCCGCTTCAGATGTCATCGTCGACGGGGAGACGGGATACTGCGTATCCACGCTGGAGGAGCTGACCGGGAGGTTTGACCTTCTCATCCAGAACGAGGACTTGCGCAGGAAGATGGGTCGGAATGCCCGGCAGGTCGCGTGCAGCCGATATTCGTGTGACCAGTACGGAGAGGACATCCTGTCTCTGGCGAGAAGGCAATTCGGGATCGAGACGCCCAGTGAAGCGACGTACTCGCGAAGGGCTCCTCTCGCCCTGGGCGGTTAG